In one Nicotiana tomentosiformis chromosome 6, ASM39032v3, whole genome shotgun sequence genomic region, the following are encoded:
- the LOC138893533 gene encoding uncharacterized protein — protein MIHDAQDVEVYHGEGAHGEDPFHGYCVGVEDAMGPSDLEASKKSSGKAGIPRTFNEAQQALNRLSQSEAEIRGLIEERDTLKLLSEQREGEARGLRAELEAARKEHTNLSEQFGPAGSAKARYDWAASCRVDAVKAGTEEWIKNMDRLASEKEATRAQLASVETQLRSSKEKALVQAKNIEEFQSRLGSVTSDREKLALELAAAKSEVEIAMANADAMVVIYRSDAEVAQVVEHAKCQSRRETLEEIRARGFDLIADIENAKELEAEARVLAFPDDDDTGSMSGSESEEGLESEDVALGED, from the exons ATGATACATGATGCCCAAGATGTGGAGGTTTATCATGGGGAGGGAGCCCATGGAGAGGATCCTTTCCATGGTTATTGTGTTGGAGTAGAAGATGCTATGGGTCCGAGCGATTTGGAGGCTTCGAAGAAGAGCTCGGGCAAGGCAGGGATTCCTCGTACATTCAACGAGGCTCAGcaggccctgaatcgg CTAAGCCAGTCTGAAGCCGAAATTCGAGGGCTTATTGAGGAGAGAGATACCCTcaaacttctcagtgagcagagGGAAGGAGAAGCAAGAGGACTTCGAGCCGAGCTAGAAGCAGCTCGGAAAGAACATACCAATTtgtccgagcag TTCGGTCCCGCAGGTTCAGCAAAAGCTCGATATGATTGGGCAGCTTCGTGCCGGGTGGACGCAGTGAAAGCGGGGACCGAGGAGTGGATAAAGAACATGGATCGCCTCGCTTCTGAAAAGGAGGCTACCCGGGCTCAACTGGCCTCGGTCGAGACTCAACTCCGAAGCTCCAAAGAGaaagccttggtgcaagccaagaatatcgaggagttccagtctcggttggGCTCAGTGACTTCTGATCGAGAGAAACTGGCCTTGGAACTGGCAGCGGCCAAATCCGAGGTCGAAATAGCTATGGCgaatgctgatgcaatggtggtTATTTACCGGTCCGATGCAGAAGTCGCTCAG GTTgtcgagcatgctaaatgccaatctcggagggagactctagaggagatccgcgctcgtggcttcgatcttataGCCGATATCGAAAATgcaaaagagctcgaagccgaagccagagtgttggcctttcccgatgatgatgataccgggagtATGAGCGGTTCTGAGAGCGAAGAAGGCCTCGAGAGTGAAGATGTTGCTCTTGGAGAGGACTAA